Within the Medicago truncatula cultivar Jemalong A17 chromosome 4, MtrunA17r5.0-ANR, whole genome shotgun sequence genome, the region TACCATGTGTCGGCAAGGTAAGACAGCAGTATCCTTTGGTTCTGTCATGCATATTACACACTCCTTTCCAGGATCATTACGATCGAAATCAGGTGCTGTTGAGTTACCAATTCCATACAACTCTCTGAGCTCATAACGAACTTGATCGATCCATAGAATCTGCCTAACTACTTTAACCTGGAAAGAACCAGTGTCACTGTTTTTCTCCAAGACAGCTTGAGTTATTTGCATGTGAGGGGATGCATCTGCTAAGGAACTGACAGGAGTATCATGATCTTGCAAAGGCGTTGATTCAGCGCATATGACGAGGGGAAATATGTCTTCTTCAGGTGAAGGGTTTGAAAGATCATCCAAATCAAAGAAACCTAAGTCAATGCCTGTTCCTGATGGCTGACAAAATTTCTGGCCAACTCCTTTCTGGAATGGGAACGTGATCGGCTCAAATGCTTCGGGAAATAGAGGAACAAACCTACATTGATGTTCTTCTTCTCTGGCTATGTAGAAGATTGTAATTCTGGTCATTACAAATAAAAGGATCATAACAacattagaaaagaaaaaagagattcATGCCATCAATGAAGCACTGTCACAGACACACATATAGAACACGACTGATACATCGACACCagtagtaattaaaaaaataaaaataattgaaagtaACAACATATGTCGGTGTCGACACAAACACGTGTCGGACACAGGACACACCTTCAATATTAAGTGTGGTGCTGCTAAATAGCATTTCATTATATACATTTGATaatcattcaattatttaaatattttcttcataatcaGTAAAACAAACAAGCAAAATGGTTGTAATTTTCAGCTCTAAGTCTAACCACCTAATTAAAACTGCTGAGAATGATATTACACACGGAAAAGTAAAATTGAAGAGCATAAAGAGATGCAATTGTGAAAATTGCATTATATTGACAGGAGCAGTTTAATTAAGATAAACAGAAACTAATAGCCTAATTACTATGCAATGGCGAAAAATAGACCGCACAACACTCTATAGCTTTTGCAAAATCACAATGGCTCACCGTGATACCAAACATGCAGTAAGAAAAGTAGAAAAGGCGTTAAAAGACGGACCTGCCAGGAAAGAGGGCATCAAAAACAAAGGAAATCAAGTGGTGATCGGGATTGTTGGGATCCTGGTAAAGCTGCAGAGTGTGTTTATGCAAGTTCACATCATTCCTTACCTTCTTTGCAGTTTCATGGTCAGTGTatggaggtggtggtggaagTGCTTGAACAACATTTACATCAATATCAAGGGGTTGAGTATTTGTTGTTGCATAGAAAGGATGGTGAGGCTGAGGCAGCATGGAATTGGCAGGAGTATATCCATTTGAGTAGTATTGATGAGGAGGGAAGTAACCTTGAGGAGGCTGTGGCTGTGGCTGTGGCTGTGGCATCAAAGGCTGAGGCTGAGAAGAGTAATAATAGTAAGGAGGTGGTGGATAGTGTTCATGGTAACTATTATGTCTTCTTCTACTTATGTTTCTGTTATTACTGTTATTATTACTCCATGAACCACCCATCTCACACTCACTCTCTCAACTGAATTGGAACAGGATGGTGTGTGTCAACTCCAGAtccaattcttttttcttttccaccAACACAAAACACCACTTGCCAATTTTTAATCCTTGTTTCccttttcatcttttctttggcGTGTATATATTTActtcataaatatattataaaaaattacaatgtgttaggaaaaaagtaaaagatattttttgtaTGATTATTTAAGTTTAAACACACGTAGCTTGTTAGGCTAAGGATTGGTTTTTCTTGTAAACTGCAAAcactatcttaatttttttatagaaataacttatacataaaatACACATTCAACGAAAAATTGTCACTCGGATTTGAAGATTTCTTCATCATAAGAGTTGACTGGAGATAGATGACATTAATCAACCATTATCTAAAAAGTATCCAATTTCTTagttttttgcttaaaaaatgaACAACGTAAGAAATTGATTAAAGTGGTTGATAAACTTGAAGCAACAAAGCATTATTTATGTGTTTGTATTGACTATTGAGCAAAGGTAGAAGAAGtctaacaattaattaataataatacacaTGGGGCGTAAGAGTATTACAAGTTGTTCAATTATTCTACTCCAAATGTTACAAAACTCAAGTCAAGTTTTGAACTATGCGGATGATATGATAATTAACTAAAGATATTCCCAATGCATAGCTCTTGTGAAGTTAGTAAACGGTTGTGATACAACGTAGAGGGTTTcagaaaacaagaacaaaatgatTCCAACAAATCCTCCAGATTAATATAATTGAGGTCCAATCAATCCCCACTTGCACAACCCTTGCAACCACAATGAACACACTCTATAACCTTCTCCTCCCTGAGCTCCTTGGGCACTCTGCATACACAAGTGGTGGCGAAATTGTGATCGCGTGGCTGTATGCACCTCAAGCAGCATAGGCGTTCATAACCAGGCTGCAATCCAGAAACAAAATAATCATTACTCAATTGCTCATACAGAATAAAAATCACCACTTGAAGAAAGccatatatttcattttcaaccgTTCTTAGAAATAAAAAGTAGATCAATTAACTGAAGGCAATGAAAAGGCATTAAACAACAGTGATATTGGTGATTTTCAGAATATTCAAGCAATTTTTTATCACAAGTAACAATGACCTTGTAACCTCTAGGAATTTTTTTGTAAGTTTCGATATTAATAACAGACGACAATACGACTCTCCAGTTGTAAGAGTAGATTTAGTTTATTTCACAATCAAACACATCCTTATAGATAGCAACTACGATGTAGTTAATCTTTGATGCCAAACAATCGCTTTAGCAAAGGGGCATTAGCTCACATTTTATATATTCCTATATGGAGCCAAAACTAAGACATACATCAAACACCCATTCACTATTAAACAAGTTGGGTGTTCCCAAGATTCACGCcatttgattcattcattgaatATTCATCTGGCCCGTTACAATTGTGTGTGGGCAAATTGTGGAAGATTCTACAAGATTTAAATATAGCCAAACCAGTGAACTACAATCAGCTTTGGGTTTTGATCGAGTCTATTATGTCTCTTGAACAATTTATTTGAGACCTTGGTTCCTTACTCACATGCATAACTTTACAACTGTCATTgataaaaccatttaaaaaccAAAAGTTCACTAATGGTTTGTTTGGTAGGCAAGAACTTGAAGCGAGAGAGAGACCGAAGAGAGAGATAGCAGAGAAAGATCTTATTTCTCTAGTTTGGAGCCCGAGAGAAGTGCTGAAGAGAAACCAAAACCTGTAGGCCCCACTCACTTTTTGAATCACCTCATATGTGCGAGGAAAGGAAGATATCATGTTTATTTCCATTATTACCCACCTATCTCTCATACTCTGctcttatattatatatggGCTTGTCAcgttcaaaaataataatttggcagatgctttaaataaaaacaaaataaataattcaaaagatctatttattttaaatactaCTACTAATTTcattcgtaaaataaaaaatcagtaaCAATTTGAATTAATATTAATGAATACAATTCAATGCATATGCTTTCCAAATTCAGGgatattttggtattttcatAACTAATCTACACTTCTTGCTCTTCTATTTCTCTACTCTTTCTCTTGTAACAAACAATACtccaaatctactctatttctcacatctttctctcttctaataTTCTCTCtcacatatttctctcttcacaatcTCTCTTTGCATCCAAACATAGTGTAAATGATCAAGTCCTTTACTTTGAAGAGTTTACTCAACACAACAATTATAATACAAATGACTTGTTGCAAATTCTAAACCTTCTACCACTGTTTCTCCTAATATTCTTGTCATATATACGGATCTAGCTAAGAAGCATCAGGCAATTTATTCTTGCACGATAAGGTGACTTATTCCTAGAGAAATGACCTTTTAGGATGATCAGAGAGCACCAGGTGCTATACCTTCTCGAGCAATTTTTTATGGTTTGTAGCAAAAACAAGGTGATTAGAATTTAAGGCAGCCAGTATCATTTGCAGTCCTACCGTGTATGTGGTAGGAGAGACATATCATATGCTTAAGGTTACTTCACCTAGGGTTACACCTTCCTACTCTTGTGGTGGTAAGAGGCAAGTGTTGGTATCCCAGATTTAGATTTCTCACTTCTTCCTGACCGTACTTATTCTATCTCCCCTCGAATGAAATTTACTTTcctataaaaatacaaaataaatacagAAGCACTTTCACATAAAATACCTTCTTCCATTTTGCAATGAGATTGCGATCAGCATATCCTTGATCTAAACAGAATTCATACAATTCTTTAGAAATTTCCTTTCTCTTATGGTAGAGTTCAAATACATAGCGGCTCTTCTGGTGTGCAATTTTAAATATAGGCCACAGAGTCTCACATTTTCTTTTGCCATCATGTGGGTCATTCTCAGCTGCCACATAaaggatataacaatattatttattactttcaaAGATTTCAGAATGAAAAAGAATACAGTAAGGACTAAGCATAACATATAGCATACAAACCTTCCCTCATCTTTCCTTGAAGTTCACGAAGTGTAGGCTCAATTAATTCCCAGCCTTCTGGGTATTTAACTCGGCTTGTCTTTACTTTTGGCATTTTTATCTGTCAAAGGAAAATATGACAAATAAGGTTCACTTTACATACATTCTAGCAAGTAACATAAATGGAACTTCAAAGGGACAAGCTATGAAGTTGTGATAGGTCTATTCTACCATTGTTAAAAAGCACAGTTAGTAGGTTATTTAAGAAGAGTTCAGTCGGTTAGTTAGGTTAAGTTAGTTAATGGATATAATAATAAGCCATGTTGCCTACAACCTAAGAGAGTGAGCTATCTTATCAATTGTATAGACTTGGGGCTTTTTGGCACTGGGAAAATCTAGAGTTTCTCTAATACTCTAGGTGTTCTACTGTAAATTCTGAAATTTTCCCCATTTTACCTAATAATACTAGTTGGTTTCTATTAACTGGAATCAGAGCTGGTTGTTGGTGGCTCAGAAAGGGCTGCCTTTAGAGGGGCTGACCAGAAAGACCGAGTACAGCGTTGTAGAGTGAATCTGTCCGGATGTTGGCTCTCATGGACGGTGCTACCATAGGGGATTGGGTATTATGGGCACGCAAATTCCGCATCAGGTAGTATGGGACACTAAATGGAATATCTGCGTGACTTGGTtcactcatatatatatatatatatatatatatcaagaaGTGTCCCTTCGTAGCTAGCTTTTAAGGGAGGGTACTTATATATCAAGTTGGTAGTTAATAAACAAAGACAAAGAAAAGTCATTTACAAAATTAGTTATTTATAACCtcaaattaactcataaaaccAATTAGGGTccatttggattggcttatttttgagcttatgaaaaatagcttatgcaaataaataagcttttacgttaattcataagttctcattaacgaaaattgtatcttcataagctgttttttcataaactaccttgacaagcgtatgaataatatataaaaacttatttatttgcataagctcagAAATAAGCCAATCCTAACGAACCCTTAGTTTATAATGTTGGCAGTGCACACACTCGCTCTACTCTAAGTTCTGAAATAAAGTGACCACAACAGGACAACATGAGAAAAGACACACCACAGAATCCATTCTTGATGATTGAAAAACCTTAAGCAATAAGCATCATAAACTACAATAggaaaaccctaaaaaaaagtactgAAGAACAGGCAGTGTACTAACCCTCAGACGACAATAAGCAAAGGTGAGCGGTGGTTGGTCGCACAACTGCCGGAGGCGACGGAGTTTTCCTGTCTGCGACAGCCGAGAAGAAGAATGAGAATACAATAGTGTTACTCTAGTGGTAGTGTAGTGAGTAACTTATACGATAAATAAATACTCTTAATAATAAGCGATTAATTAACTTGGTAACCAAACACGCCCTAAACTTACAAAGAGTAAGACCCAACCCTTTTTTCGctctttttctccttttttttttttttttttttgacaaaacctACCTAATtgttgggaagaaaaaaaaaaacttaaccacctatttgatttgtgaaaaagaaaaaaaaatattttagtaatttgaagaaaaaaatattttagtaatttgatattaaaatttcaaatatgGATGGATGGATAAAATAGTTGTAAATTAGAAGGTGTTTGTTTTACCATTATTCCTTAGAAATAATAAGGatcattttatttctatttttttaagatgtGTTTGG harbors:
- the LOC25494003 gene encoding protein BUD31 homolog 2, translated to MPKVKTSRVKYPEGWELIEPTLRELQGKMREAENDPHDGKRKCETLWPIFKIAHQKSRYVFELYHKRKEISKELYEFCLDQGYADRNLIAKWKKPGYERLCCLRCIQPRDHNFATTCVCRVPKELREEKVIECVHCGCKGCASGD
- the LOC25494002 gene encoding probable E3 ubiquitin-protein ligase LUL4; amino-acid sequence: MGGSWSNNNSNNRNISRRRHNSYHEHYPPPPYYYYSSQPQPLMPQPQPQPQPPQGYFPPHQYYSNGYTPANSMLPQPHHPFYATTNTQPLDIDVNVVQALPPPPPYTDHETAKKVRNDVNLHKHTLQLYQDPNNPDHHLISFVFDALFPGRITIFYIAREEEHQCRFVPLFPEAFEPITFPFQKGVGQKFCQPSGTGIDLGFFDLDDLSNPSPEEDIFPLVICAESTPLQDHDTPVSSLADASPHMQITQAVLEKNSDTGSFQVKVVRQILWIDQVRYELRELYGIGNSTAPDFDRNDPGKECVICMTEPKDTAVLPCRHMCMCGECAKALRVQSNNCPICRQPIEQLIEIKINNDDQ